One stretch of Ooceraea biroi isolate clonal line C1 chromosome 4, Obir_v5.4, whole genome shotgun sequence DNA includes these proteins:
- the LOC105282515 gene encoding zwei Ig domain protein zig-8 isoform X1, translating to MAEPAWGSRFFLVLATITIVIANYQRHRDRYQLREQLVNGHKFARNITQLQEEIIVNLPPLRIPRLRHHRVTDWDPYFENADGQGINGSQNVALHLGATALLDCRVAMLSGRKVMWLRRNTDWASLLTLGNATHISDSRYSVSFQYPNNWRLAISGVRREDRGVYVCQVNTHPPRMLITNVTVLAPDIRIIDEARHELRDRYYKTGSRIELVCIVRPSCPDSKVPYPVWRKNSEALPDYVNVYHINGTNEDVVTKLYIERAKKTDSGEYTCSVSQFSTTAVHIHVLNGEKQAAVHHDQWNAACTNRHMVFTEFCTVFAYFLLYIWRSYSF from the exons ATGGCGGAACCAGCGTGGGGGTCGAGGTTCTTCCTCGTTCTGGCAACGATCACGATCGTTATCGCCAATTATCAGCGACACCGCGACAGATATCAGCTGCGCGAGCAACTCGTTAACGGCCACAAATTCGCCAGGAATATCACTCAGCTCCAAG AAGAGATAATCGTCAATCTTCCTCCTTTACGAATTCCACGTTTGAGGCATCATCGCGTCACAGATTGGGATCCGTATTTTGAGAATGCGGATGGCCAGGGTATCAATGGTTCTCAAAATGTGGCATTGCATCTTGGTGCAACAGCCCTCCTTGATTGTCGCGTCGCTATGCTCTCCGGCAGGAAG GTGATGTGGCTACGACGGAACACAGATTGGGCGTCCCTCCTAACTCTTGGTAATGCTACCCACATATCGGACTCAAGGTACAGCGTGAGCTTCCAGTATCCAAACAATTGGAGATTGGCCATTTCTGGCGTGCGTAGGGAAGATCGCGGAGTCTACGTCTGCCAAGTGAACACGCATCCACCAAGAATGCTGATCACGAACGTCACTGTTCTCG CGCCGGATATCAGGATCATCGACGAGGCCAGACATGAGCTACGCGATCGATACTACAAAACCGGAAGCAGAATCGAGCTAGTGTGCATTGTCCGGCCGTCTTGCCCCGATTCAAAGGTGCCGTATCCGGTCTGGCGGAAAAATAGCGAGGCGCTGCCGGATTACGTCAACGTTTATCACATTAATGG GACGAACGAGGATGTGGTGACGAAGCTCTATATCGAACGAGCGAAAAAGACTGACAGCGGAGAATATACGTGCTCAGTGAGCCAATTCAGCACGACCGCGGTGCACATTCACGTCCTAAatg GTGAGAAACAAGCTGCTGTCCATCACGATCAGTGGAATGCAGCGTGTACCAATCGTCACATGGTTTTCACTGAGTTCTGCACCGTATTTGCTTATTTTCTTCTCTACATATGGCGCAGTTACTCATTCTGA
- the LOC105282515 gene encoding zwei Ig domain protein zig-8 isoform X2 yields the protein MYTHEEIIVNLPPLRIPRLRHHRVTDWDPYFENADGQGINGSQNVALHLGATALLDCRVAMLSGRKVMWLRRNTDWASLLTLGNATHISDSRYSVSFQYPNNWRLAISGVRREDRGVYVCQVNTHPPRMLITNVTVLAPDIRIIDEARHELRDRYYKTGSRIELVCIVRPSCPDSKVPYPVWRKNSEALPDYVNVYHINGTNEDVVTKLYIERAKKTDSGEYTCSVSQFSTTAVHIHVLNGEKQAAVHHDQWNAACTNRHMVFTEFCTVFAYFLLYIWRSYSF from the exons ATGTACACTCACG AAGAGATAATCGTCAATCTTCCTCCTTTACGAATTCCACGTTTGAGGCATCATCGCGTCACAGATTGGGATCCGTATTTTGAGAATGCGGATGGCCAGGGTATCAATGGTTCTCAAAATGTGGCATTGCATCTTGGTGCAACAGCCCTCCTTGATTGTCGCGTCGCTATGCTCTCCGGCAGGAAG GTGATGTGGCTACGACGGAACACAGATTGGGCGTCCCTCCTAACTCTTGGTAATGCTACCCACATATCGGACTCAAGGTACAGCGTGAGCTTCCAGTATCCAAACAATTGGAGATTGGCCATTTCTGGCGTGCGTAGGGAAGATCGCGGAGTCTACGTCTGCCAAGTGAACACGCATCCACCAAGAATGCTGATCACGAACGTCACTGTTCTCG CGCCGGATATCAGGATCATCGACGAGGCCAGACATGAGCTACGCGATCGATACTACAAAACCGGAAGCAGAATCGAGCTAGTGTGCATTGTCCGGCCGTCTTGCCCCGATTCAAAGGTGCCGTATCCGGTCTGGCGGAAAAATAGCGAGGCGCTGCCGGATTACGTCAACGTTTATCACATTAATGG GACGAACGAGGATGTGGTGACGAAGCTCTATATCGAACGAGCGAAAAAGACTGACAGCGGAGAATATACGTGCTCAGTGAGCCAATTCAGCACGACCGCGGTGCACATTCACGTCCTAAatg GTGAGAAACAAGCTGCTGTCCATCACGATCAGTGGAATGCAGCGTGTACCAATCGTCACATGGTTTTCACTGAGTTCTGCACCGTATTTGCTTATTTTCTTCTCTACATATGGCGCAGTTACTCATTCTGA